One stretch of Brachyhypopomus gauderio isolate BG-103 chromosome 10, BGAUD_0.2, whole genome shotgun sequence DNA includes these proteins:
- the vaspa gene encoding vasodilator stimulated phosphoprotein a isoform X2: MSEVSLCQARATVMLYDEAGKRWVPAGTGAQAVSRVHIFQNPSNNSYRVVGRKLQADQQVVINFPLARGMKYNQATPSFHQWRDARQVWGLNFSSKEEAGQFAATMTQALDMLGGAAGPPRPPHNGPSLEEQQRLQEQQERERQERERQERERQEMERQRQSALPPAPPAPPPAPAAPPPPAGVPPPPGPPPPPAPPPPPSGGAPPAPPPPPSGGGGGGPGGGGGSAGLASALAGAKLRKVAKDEGGAPAPRESPQSSGGGGGGGGGGGGGGGGGGGGGGLMGEMSALLARRRKVTDKPVVKKEESNDDSASLDSKSGDRTPETTKKPWEKSGTIPRQRPGSNISDTAPKESFDVEKFKEEILEEVRKELQKVKEDIIGAFIEELQKRDSP; the protein is encoded by the exons ATGAG CGAGGTCAGCCTGTGTCAGGCCCGGGCCACCGTCATGCTGTACGACGAAGCCGGGAAGCGCTGGGTCCCCGCCGGCACCGGAGCTCAGGCCGTCAGCAGGGTGCACATCTTCCAAAACCCCAGCAACAACAGCTACAGGGTGGTGGGCCGCAAGCTGCAAGCTGACCAGCAG GTGGTCATTAACTTCCCCCTGGCGCGGGGTATGAAGTACAACCAGGCCACCCCGAGTTTCCACCAGTGGCGAGACGCGCGGCAGGTGTGGGGTCTGAACTTCAGCAGTAAGGAGGAAGCTGGGCAGTTCGCCGCCACCATGACGCAGGCCCTCGACATGCTCGGTG GTGCGGCAGGCCCCCCACGGCCTCCACATAATGGACCGAGCCTGGAGGAGCAGCAgag ACTGCAGGAgcaacaggagagagagagacaggagagagagagacaggagcgagagagacaggagatggagagacagagacagtcagCTCTGCCCCCAgcacctcctgcccctcccccggcCCCAGCCGCACCACCACCTCCTGCTGGAGTTCCGCCTCCCCCTGGACCCCCgcctcctcctgctccaccacccccaccgtcTGGTGGGGCTCCGCccgccccaccaccaccaccctcgggaggaggaggcggaggtcctggaggtggaggagggtctGCAGGATTGGCTTCAGCTCTCGCTGGTGCTAAACTGCGCAAAGTGGCCAAG gatgaggGTGGAGCTCCAGCACCAAGAGAGAGCCCCCAGAgctcaggaggaggaggaggaggaggaggaggaggaggtggtggtggaggtggtggaggtggtggtggaggcttGATGGGAGAGATGAGTGCACTGCTTGCAAGAAG ACGGAAAGTTACAGATAAACCAGTTGTGAAAAAAGAAGAAAGTAAC GATGACTCGGCGTCCTTGGATTCCAAATCAGGAG ATAGAACACCAGAAACTACAAAAAAGCCATGGGAGAAATCTGGCACCATACCTCG GCAAAGGCCAGGCAGCAACATAAGTGACACAGCCCCAAAAGAGAGCTTCGATGTGGAGAAATTTAAAGAG GAAATACTTGAGGAGGTTCGCAAGGAACTGCAGAAAGTGAAAGAGGACATTATTGGAG CCTTTATTGAGGAACTGCAGAAGAGGGACTCCCCCTAG
- the vaspa gene encoding vasodilator stimulated phosphoprotein a isoform X1, translated as MSEVSLCQARATVMLYDEAGKRWVPAGTGAQAVSRVHIFQNPSNNSYRVVGRKLQADQQVVINFPLARGMKYNQATPSFHQWRDARQVWGLNFSSKEEAGQFAATMTQALDMLGGAAGPPRPPHNGPSLEEQQRLQEQQERERQERERQERERQEMERQRQSALPPAPPAPPPAPAAPPPPAGVPPPPGPPPPPAPPPPPSGGAPPAPPPPPSGGGGGGPGGGGGSAGLASALAGAKLRKVAKDEGGAPAPRESPQSSGGGGGGGGGGGGGGGGGGGGGGLMGEMSALLARRRKVTDKPVVKKEESNDDSASLDSKSGDRTPETTKKPWEKSGTIPRTSSTPKGLEKSPAATPASLNRQRPGSNISDTAPKESFDVEKFKEEILEEVRKELQKVKEDIIGAFIEELQKRDSP; from the exons ATGAG CGAGGTCAGCCTGTGTCAGGCCCGGGCCACCGTCATGCTGTACGACGAAGCCGGGAAGCGCTGGGTCCCCGCCGGCACCGGAGCTCAGGCCGTCAGCAGGGTGCACATCTTCCAAAACCCCAGCAACAACAGCTACAGGGTGGTGGGCCGCAAGCTGCAAGCTGACCAGCAG GTGGTCATTAACTTCCCCCTGGCGCGGGGTATGAAGTACAACCAGGCCACCCCGAGTTTCCACCAGTGGCGAGACGCGCGGCAGGTGTGGGGTCTGAACTTCAGCAGTAAGGAGGAAGCTGGGCAGTTCGCCGCCACCATGACGCAGGCCCTCGACATGCTCGGTG GTGCGGCAGGCCCCCCACGGCCTCCACATAATGGACCGAGCCTGGAGGAGCAGCAgag ACTGCAGGAgcaacaggagagagagagacaggagagagagagacaggagcgagagagacaggagatggagagacagagacagtcagCTCTGCCCCCAgcacctcctgcccctcccccggcCCCAGCCGCACCACCACCTCCTGCTGGAGTTCCGCCTCCCCCTGGACCCCCgcctcctcctgctccaccacccccaccgtcTGGTGGGGCTCCGCccgccccaccaccaccaccctcgggaggaggaggcggaggtcctggaggtggaggagggtctGCAGGATTGGCTTCAGCTCTCGCTGGTGCTAAACTGCGCAAAGTGGCCAAG gatgaggGTGGAGCTCCAGCACCAAGAGAGAGCCCCCAGAgctcaggaggaggaggaggaggaggaggaggaggaggtggtggtggaggtggtggaggtggtggtggaggcttGATGGGAGAGATGAGTGCACTGCTTGCAAGAAG ACGGAAAGTTACAGATAAACCAGTTGTGAAAAAAGAAGAAAGTAAC GATGACTCGGCGTCCTTGGATTCCAAATCAGGAG ATAGAACACCAGAAACTACAAAAAAGCCATGGGAGAAATCTGGCACCATACCTCG AACTAGCTCCACCCCTAAGGGCCTTGAGAAGAGCCCTGCTGCAACCCCAGCATCACTGAACAG GCAAAGGCCAGGCAGCAACATAAGTGACACAGCCCCAAAAGAGAGCTTCGATGTGGAGAAATTTAAAGAG GAAATACTTGAGGAGGTTCGCAAGGAACTGCAGAAAGTGAAAGAGGACATTATTGGAG CCTTTATTGAGGAACTGCAGAAGAGGGACTCCCCCTAG